In Marmota flaviventris isolate mMarFla1 chromosome 17, mMarFla1.hap1, whole genome shotgun sequence, a single genomic region encodes these proteins:
- the Dbf4b gene encoding protein DBF4 homolog B: MIWFQVIEGFLSKEVSYIVSSRREAKAESGDSGHRGCPSPSEVKVETSSVASPKGNHARPSQKPVHSVPMSRGKELLQKAITKQGSSSGRGSGNSSSLLTNARSWGVRVLHVDEMMMHVQQLSHGPSCVKKQEPKQQEGTRPGVESRTRKVARLKAPFLKIEDVSMKFRPFHHQFKSFPEISFLGPKDASPFETLTTPGSSYCTRELKDQEPSVQSAVCTMPRRRKGYCECCRGAFEDLHVHLQSAQHQAFALEAHSYAEVDRIISQLSHSFIEVPSQASLPRQSDSTASECDALHPDTLSPSQPSPPRVASPGMRKEDDCQAPGTPEQDGMVDNVEASSEPAGTSQVPGPLASCQELGGPIDVLVDPSRTPVSRIPTYQHLLPSSDFMDLSSGLDLASVGHKRKIQFPSSITEKRPNASFLVSGAASPCGPRTADSRHLLSLPLPSCESKPRASLQPFCHTQACCSLPDPLPWQSTDRPVEFWTTQPPWPGREWLLGPEDSECTAPGPIPQQTDQPPSCPTGPNQLRAHLHSPVGGPAGSQATSLPHPRPVSMGASCSRWFWAPSSFQVPCLPVSQAQPSPRAASVSP; the protein is encoded by the exons ATGATCTGGTTTCAGGTAATTGAGGGTTTTCTGAGCAAAGAAGTAAGTTACATCGTGTCCAGCCGCAGAGAAGCAAAGGCAGAAAGTGGTGACTCAGGCCACAGaggctgccccagccccagcgagGTCAAAGTGGAAACATCCTCTGTAGCCAGTCCCAAAGGCAACCATGCCAGGCCTTCACAGAAACCTGTGCACTCG GTGCCTATGAGCAGAGGGAAGGAGCTTCTGCAGAAGGCCATCACAAAGCAG GGGAGCAGCAGCGGAAGAGGCAGTGGGAACAGCAGCAGCCTCCTGACCAATGCCCGCTCCTGGGGAGTAAGGGTCCTGCATGTGGACG AAATGATGATGCACGTGCAGCAGCTGTCCCATGGTCCTTCATGTGTAAAGAAACAAGAACCGAAGCAGCAGGAG GGAACACGTCCAGGAGTGGAGTCAAGAACGCGGAAAG TGGCCAGACTAAAGGCACCATTCCTCAAAATCGAAGATGTGAGCAT GAAGTTTCGTCCTTTCCACCATCAGTTTAAATCCTttcctgaaatttcttttctGGGACCCAAAGATGCAAGTCCCTTTGAGACCCTGACAACCCCGGGCAGCTCATACTGTACCAG AGAACTGAAGGACCAAGAGCCAAGCGTTCAGTCAGCTGTGTGCACCAtgcccaggaggaggaagggctacTGCGAGTGCTGCCGGGGGGCCTTTGAGGATCTGCATGTG CATCTTCAGAGTGCCCAGCACCAAGCCTTTGCCCTAGAAGCCCATTCATATGCAGAAGTTGATCGGATCATCTCCCAGCTCAGCCACAGCTTTATAGAAGTCCCCTCCCAGGCCAGCCTCCCCAG GCAGTCAGATTCCACAGCTTCTGAATGTGACGCTCTCCATCCTGACACTTTGTCCCCAAGCCAACCCTCCCCTCCCAGGGTAGCATCTCCTGGGATGAGGAAAGAAGATGACTGCCAGGCCCCAGGTACCCCAGAGCAGGATGGAATGGTGGACAACGTGGAAGCATCATCTGAGCCTGCAGGGACCAGCCAGGTACCTGGACCACTAGCAAGTTGCCAGGAGCTAGGGGGACCAATTGATGTGCTTGTGGACCCTTCAAGAACACCAGTTTCCAGGATCCCCACTTACCAGCACCTCCTGCCCAGCTCTGATTTTATGGACCTCTCCTCTGGCCTGGACCTGGCATCTGTTGGTCACAAGCGGAAGATTCAGTTCCCCAGCAGCATCACTGAGAAGAGGCCAAATGCCTCATTTCTTGTATCTGGAGCCGCCAGCCCCTGTGGCCCCAGGACAGCTGATAGCAGgcatcttctctcccttcctcttcccagcTGTGAATCTAAGCCCCGAGCCTCCCTCCAGCCCTTTTGCCACACACAGGCCTGCTGCTCCCTCCCAGACCCCTTACCCTGGCAGTCCACAGACAGACCAGTTGAGTTTTGGACCACACAACCCCCCTGGCCTGGGAGAGAATGGCTCCTGGGACCTGAGGATTCTGAGTGTACAGCCCCTGGTCCTATACCCCAGCAGACTGACCAGCCCCCTAGCTGTCCCACAGGCCCCAACCAGCTGCGGGCCCACTTGCACTCCCCCGTGGGAGGGCCTGCAGGGAGCCAGGCCACCTCACTTCCCCATCCTCGGCCAGTCAGCATGGGAGCCAGCTGCTCCAGATGGTTCTGGGCCCCTTCATCTTTCCAAGTGCCTTGTCTCCCTGTCTCCCAGGCCCAGCCCTCACCCAGAGCTGCTTCTGTGAGTCCCTAG